The sequence CCCTGGACGTTCACACCAAGGCAACGATCCGGATTGAGGTCTTCCGTCCTGCGTTCATCTCAGGTTTGAATGCCGGGGCTCGCAACCCGAGAACCTAAGGATCCGTCCATGAGCTCCACGACGACCCTTCAGAAGGAAGGCGGCCCCACCGGGAACCCCGGTGACGGCCAGCCCTCCGACGGTCTGAAGGCCGGTCTCAAGAACCGCCACCTGTCCATGATCGCCATTGGCGGCGTCATCGGCGCCGGCCTCTTCGTCGGTTCCGGTGGCGGCATCGCCAAGGCCGGCCCCGCCATCCTGATCTCCTACGCGCTCGTCGGCGCGATGGTCGTCTTCGTGATGCGCATGCTCGGCGAGATGGCCGCCGCCAGCCCGAACTCGGGCTCCTTCTCGGCCTACGCCGACCGCGCGCTCGGCCGCTGGGCGGGCTTCTCCATCGGCTGGCTCTACTGGTTCTTCTGGGTCGTCGTGCTCGCGGTGGAGGCCACCGCCGGTGCCGCCATCCTGGAGAGCTGGATCCCGGCCGTCCCGCAGTGGGCCTGGGCCCTGATCGTGATGGCGGTGCTGACCGCCACCAACCTCGGCTCGGTCGCCTCCTACGGTGAGTTCGAGTTCTGGTTCGCGGGCATCAAGGTCGTCGCCATCGGCGCGTTCGTGATCGTCGGCATGCTGGCCGTCTTCGGCGTGCTGCCGGGCTCGGACAACCCCGGCGCGGGCTTCGCGCACCTCACCGACGCCGGCGGGTTCTTCCCCAACGGCTACGGCGCGGTCCTCACCGGTGTGCTGATGGTCGTCTTCTCCTTCATGGGCAGCGAGATCGTCACCCTGGCGGCCGGCGAGTCGGAGAACCCCCGCAAGGCGGTCACCCGGGCGACCAACTCCGTCATCTGGCGGATCGGCGTCTTCTACCTCGGCTCGATCTTCATCGTGCTGACCCTGCTCCCGTGGAACGACAAGTCGATCACCGAGAAGGGCTCGTACGTCGCCGCCCTGGACTCGATCGGCATCGCGCACGCCGGCACGATCATGGAGGTCATCGTCCTGACCGCCGTGCTGTCCTGCCTGAACTCGGGCCTCTACACCGCCTCCCGCATGGCCTTCTCGCTCGGTGAGCGCGGCGACGCCCCCAAGGCGTTCGCCAAGGTCAACAAGAACGGTGTGCCGGTCGCCGCGATCCTGGGCTCCACGGTCTTCGGCTTCGTCGCCGTCTACTTCAACTACGCGTTCAAGGACACGGTCTTCAACTTCCTCCTGAACTCGTCGGGCGCCATCGCGCTCTTCGTCTGGCTGGTGATCTGCTTCACCCAGCTGAAGATGCGCGGGATCCTGGTCCGCGAGGCCCCGGAGAAGCTGACCGTGAAGATGTGGCTCTTCCCGTGGCTGACCTGGGCCACCGCAGCCCTGATCATGTTCGTGATCGGCTACATGTTCGTGGACGACGCCAACCGCGAGGTGGTCACCCTGTCCACCCTGGTCGCCGGCATCGTCGTGCTCGTCGGCGTGGTGCTGGACTTCCGCCGCAAGAAGGCCCTACAGGGCTGATCGCACGTGCACGTACGCCGGAGCCCGGCCCGCCTTCACAAGGCGGGCCGGGCTCCGGTGCGTATCGGGGTCCGCTCAGCCGCGGCGGCCGAGCAGCTTCCAGGCGGCGGGCAGGGCGCCCATGGCCAGCGCGGCCTTGAGCGCGTCGCCGATCAGGAACGGGACCACGCCCTTCGCGACGGCCACGCCGAGGGACATCCCGGTGGCGGCCATCAGGTACGGCACGCCCACCGCGTAGATCACGGCCGAGCCCAGCACCATCAGGCCGGCGGTACGCAGCACCGAGCGGTCGCCGCCGCGCCGCGCGAGGGCGCCGACGACGGTGGCGGCGAGCAGCATGCCGAGCACGTAGCCGAAGGAGGCGCCGCCTGCGCCGGAGGTCCCGCCCGCGAACCACGGCACACCGGCCATGCCGACGAGGGCGTACAGCGCCAGCGAGAGGAAGCCGCGGCGGGCACCGAACGCGGTACCGACGAGCAGCGCGGCGAAGGTCTGGCCGGTGACGGGGACCGGGGAGCCGGGAACGGGAACCGCGATCTGGGCGGCCAGGCCGG comes from Streptomyces virginiae and encodes:
- a CDS encoding amino acid permease, producing MSSTTTLQKEGGPTGNPGDGQPSDGLKAGLKNRHLSMIAIGGVIGAGLFVGSGGGIAKAGPAILISYALVGAMVVFVMRMLGEMAAASPNSGSFSAYADRALGRWAGFSIGWLYWFFWVVVLAVEATAGAAILESWIPAVPQWAWALIVMAVLTATNLGSVASYGEFEFWFAGIKVVAIGAFVIVGMLAVFGVLPGSDNPGAGFAHLTDAGGFFPNGYGAVLTGVLMVVFSFMGSEIVTLAAGESENPRKAVTRATNSVIWRIGVFYLGSIFIVLTLLPWNDKSITEKGSYVAALDSIGIAHAGTIMEVIVLTAVLSCLNSGLYTASRMAFSLGERGDAPKAFAKVNKNGVPVAAILGSTVFGFVAVYFNYAFKDTVFNFLLNSSGAIALFVWLVICFTQLKMRGILVREAPEKLTVKMWLFPWLTWATAALIMFVIGYMFVDDANREVVTLSTLVAGIVVLVGVVLDFRRKKALQG
- a CDS encoding biotin transporter BioY, with translation MSTASVSLRPGAVLADLLPASRVRDIALVVGGAALTGLAAQIAVPVPGSPVPVTGQTFAALLVGTAFGARRGFLSLALYALVGMAGVPWFAGGTSGAGGASFGYVLGMLLAATVVGALARRGGDRSVLRTAGLMVLGSAVIYAVGVPYLMAATGMSLGVAVAKGVVPFLIGDALKAALAMGALPAAWKLLGRRG